The proteins below are encoded in one region of Paraburkholderia aromaticivorans:
- a CDS encoding PIG-L deacetylase family protein, with product MSETSPRLFIVSPHFDDAVFSCGALLAAHPDAAVCTVFAAPPEQPMHTEWDEKSGFADAHQAIHERTLEDNRALEVLDAIPLRMPFRDSQYLDSPSISKMAAALEETIYRTTANTLLMPLGLYHDDHVRVFEACCEILPRLSHLTWFGYEEAIHRRTPGVVQARLADLAQRGIVATPASPSAGHTIDAQRRAQLKREAVNAYQSQLRAFGAGNYDDIFATERYWQLSVGRRVKK from the coding sequence ATGAGCGAAACCAGCCCACGCCTTTTCATTGTCTCGCCCCATTTCGACGACGCCGTCTTCAGTTGCGGCGCATTGCTCGCCGCCCATCCCGACGCCGCGGTCTGCACGGTATTCGCCGCGCCGCCCGAGCAGCCGATGCATACCGAATGGGATGAAAAGTCAGGCTTCGCGGACGCCCATCAGGCCATCCACGAACGCACGCTGGAAGACAACCGCGCTCTCGAAGTGCTCGACGCGATTCCGCTGCGCATGCCGTTTCGCGACAGCCAGTATTTGGACTCGCCTTCCATCAGCAAAATGGCGGCGGCGCTCGAAGAAACCATCTACCGCACCACCGCCAACACCTTGCTGATGCCGCTCGGCCTGTACCACGACGATCACGTCCGGGTGTTCGAAGCCTGCTGTGAAATCCTGCCGCGCCTGTCGCATCTGACCTGGTTCGGCTACGAGGAAGCGATTCACCGGCGCACGCCCGGCGTCGTGCAGGCGCGGCTCGCCGATCTCGCGCAACGCGGCATCGTCGCGACGCCGGCCAGTCCGAGCGCCGGCCACACGATCGATGCACAGCGCCGCGCGCAACTCAAACGCGAGGCGGTCAACGCATACCAAAGCCAGTTGCGCGCGTTTGGCGCGGGCAATTACGACGACATCTTCGCGACCGAGCGTTACTGGCAGCTGAGCGTGGGTCGTCGCGTGAAAAAGTAG
- a CDS encoding 2-aminoethylphosphonate aminotransferase, with the protein MLLLNPGPVTLTERVRNSLLQTDLCHRETEFFDLQEEARTRLVDLYGLDANEWQAVLMTGSGTAAVESMTAALVPQSGKLLVLENGVYGERISQIATQYGIAHESLKHDWMQAPDLAKIAERLDADKAFTHVAVIHHETTTGRLNDLAALGALCRERGLRLLVDGVSSFGAETIDFADTSLDAVAATANKCLHGVPGASFVLVRRAALAQAASRTYYLDLGRLAKLQDQRNTPFTPSVHAYYALVEALRELADEGGWQARHARYAALAEQARAGLAERGIGSVLPPEESSVVLRAYRLPEGIAYPQLHDALKARGFVIYAGQGGLSAELFRISTMGNIHAADIDRLLQGFTELTR; encoded by the coding sequence ATGCTGCTGCTCAACCCCGGCCCGGTGACGCTCACCGAACGCGTTCGCAATAGCCTGTTGCAGACGGATCTGTGCCACCGCGAAACTGAGTTTTTCGATTTGCAGGAAGAGGCCCGCACGCGTCTCGTCGATCTGTACGGCCTCGACGCCAACGAGTGGCAGGCGGTGCTGATGACGGGCTCCGGCACGGCCGCAGTCGAAAGCATGACCGCCGCGCTGGTGCCGCAGAGCGGCAAGCTGCTCGTGCTGGAAAACGGCGTGTACGGCGAGCGTATTTCGCAGATCGCCACGCAGTACGGCATCGCGCACGAATCGCTGAAGCACGACTGGATGCAGGCGCCCGATCTCGCGAAGATCGCCGAACGCCTCGACGCGGACAAGGCGTTCACGCACGTCGCCGTGATCCATCATGAAACCACGACGGGCCGCCTGAACGATCTGGCGGCGCTCGGCGCATTGTGCCGCGAACGCGGACTGCGTCTGCTGGTGGACGGCGTGAGCAGCTTCGGCGCGGAAACGATCGATTTCGCCGACACCAGTCTCGACGCCGTGGCCGCCACGGCGAACAAATGTCTGCATGGCGTGCCGGGCGCGTCGTTCGTGCTGGTGCGCCGCGCGGCGCTCGCGCAGGCGGCGAGCCGCACGTATTACCTGGATCTCGGCCGTCTCGCGAAGTTGCAGGATCAGCGCAACACGCCGTTCACGCCGTCGGTGCATGCGTACTACGCACTGGTCGAAGCGCTGCGCGAACTCGCCGACGAAGGCGGCTGGCAAGCGCGTCACGCGCGCTACGCGGCGCTGGCCGAACAGGCGCGCGCGGGGCTGGCCGAGCGCGGCATCGGCAGTGTGTTGCCGCCGGAAGAATCGTCGGTGGTGCTGCGCGCGTACCGTTTGCCGGAAGGCATCGCGTATCCGCAACTGCACGACGCGCTCAAGGCGCGCGGCTTCGTCATCTATGCGGGGCAAGGCGGCCTGTCGGCCGAACTGTTCCGCATCTCGACGATGGGCAACATTCACGCCGCCGACATCGACCGTCTGTTGCAAGGCTTTACCGAACTGACGCGCTGA